The following proteins are co-located in the Tiliqua scincoides isolate rTilSci1 chromosome 8, rTilSci1.hap2, whole genome shotgun sequence genome:
- the RFFL gene encoding E3 ubiquitin-protein ligase rififylin, with protein MWAACCNWFCLNGQPEDMQHRPQQGSRNQAYANAGYSSFPSPTGAEQNCKTCGVRFSSSSLKYVCLDCKKNFCPLCARQLENGSCLCHLCERFRATAFQREELIKMKVKDLRDYLELREISTELCREKDELVDLIIDQQPAVPCGEGRTPRVPPSAMGSTAQEHGFAPPPPTGNPAPTSADSASALATTEPALRTEEQPQANGHVPQSQGDMAEVENAVETLIEEEAQSTDSEDNLVVGRRASLSDLTSVKDIDALSVRQLKEILARNFVNFKGCCEKWELMERVTRLYKEKDLQQLVSDIHDKSAPSGNTATLPGSEENLCKICMDSVIDCVLLECGHMVTCTKCGKRMNECPICRQYVIRAVHVFRS; from the exons ATGTGGGCAGCCTGTTGCAACTGGTTTTGCCTGAATGGACAGCCCGAGGACATGCAGCATCGCCCCCAGCAGGGGAGTCGGAACCAGGCCTACGCCAACGCCGGCTACAGCTCCTTCCCCTCGCCCACGGGGGCTGAACAGAACTGCAAGACCTGTGGGGTGCGTTTCAGCAGTTCCTCCCTGAAG TATGTCTGCTTGGACTGCAAGAAGAACTTCTGCCCGCTCTGCGCTCGTCAGCTGGAGAATGGGTCCTGCCTGTGTCACCTGTGTGAACGCTTCCGTGCCACGGCCTTCCAGAGGGAGGAGCTCATCAAGATGAAGGTGAAGGACTTGCGGGATTACCTGGAGCTCCGGGAGATCTCCACGGAACTGTGTCGTGAGAAGGATGAGCTGGTGGACTTGATCATTGACCAGCAGCCCGCAGTCCCCTGCGGGGAAGGCAGGACTCCTCGGGTTCCTCCATCAGCCATGGGTAGCACTGCTCAGGAGCATGGCTTTGCACCTCCTCCGCCAACTGGTAACCCTGCGCCTACCTCAGCCGACAGTGCTTCGGCCTTGGCCACCACGGAGCCTGCCCTGCGGACTGAGGAGCAGCCGCAG GCAAATGGGCATGTGCCGCAGAGCCAGGGCGACATGGCGGAAGTCGAGAACGCAGTGGAAACACTGATCGAGGAGGAGGCGCAG TCCACTGACTCGGAGGACAACCTGGTCGTGGGGCGGAGGGCCTCCCTGTCTGACCTGACGAGCGTGAAAGACATTGATGCCCTCTCAGTCCGTCAGCTGAAGGAGATCCTGGCTCGCAACTTTGTCAACTTCAAGGGCTGTTGTGAGAAGTGGGAGCTGATGGAGAGGGTGACCCGCCTCTACAAAGAGAAGGACCTCCAGCAGCTGG TTTCTGACATCCATGATAAATCTG ctccctctGGGAACACTGCCACACTCCCTGGCTCAGAAGAGAACCTCTGCAAGATCTGCATGGACTCCGTCATTGACTGCGTCCTCCTGGAGTGTGGCCATATGGTCACTTGCACAAAGTGCGGGAAGCGCATGAACGAATGCCCCATCTGCCGGCAATATGTGATCCGGGCAGTCCATGTCTTCAGGTCTTGA